A genomic window from Osmerus eperlanus chromosome 5, fOsmEpe2.1, whole genome shotgun sequence includes:
- the snx20 gene encoding sorting nexin-20 has protein sequence MKSSNPHPATVGNLEPVCEAGPSDKYPEDSVHWGYEDLNPSDSSSSCMTTKELQQYWRAEKQRLRPIKLLFEIPLARTIDQTLTKYVVYQIVVIRSGSYDSQRVSVERRYSDFARFHHQLLQNFNEELEDVKLPRKFLTGNFNPDCILERRLALQDYLGQLYAIRCVRQCRQFLDFFTEPEQIRAYGLLRSGQFQMALELLHVVLDLQEKLAQWYNPVQLVPTQCALAVCHRDLDEQVIAFAMGQRALPAVRRYGIRRYRGPLLAMLVDLGYQLGRPVAQLQEELTQVKDAERGQVSFRSLKEVVVQEFI, from the exons ATGaagagttcaaatccccatccaGCAACAGTGGGGAACTTGGAGCCAGTTTGTGAGGCAGGGCCCAGTGACAAGTACCCAGAGGATTCAGTACATTGGGGCTATGAAGACCTAAACCCTTCGG ACTCTAGCTCTTCCTGCATGACTACCAAGGAGCTTCAGCAGTACTGGAGAGCGGAGAAGCAGAGACTGAGACCAATCAAGCTACTTTTTGAGATTCCTTTGGCACGCACTATAGATCAGACCTTAACTAAATATGTG GTGTACCAGATCGTGGTGATCCGCTCAGGTAGCTACGATTCGCAACGAGTGTCTGTGGAACGTCGTTATAGCGACTTCGCTCGCTTTCACCACCAACTTCTACAGAATTTCAACGAGGAGCTCGAGGATGTCAAACTTCCTCGGAAATTTCTAACCGGTAACTTCAACCCAGATTGTATATTGGAACGTCGTCTGGCACTCCAGGACTACCTAGGCCAGCTCTATGCCATTCGCTGTGTCCGACAGTGCCGCCAATTTCTGGATTTCTTTACGGAGCCCGAGCAGATACGTGCATATGGGCTTCTACGCTCGGGCCAGTTTCAGATGGCATTGGAGTTGCTACATGTGGTATTGGACCTTCAGGAAAAGTTGGCACAGTGGTATAACCCAGTCCAGCTGGTGCCTACACAGTGTGCCCTTGCTGTATGCCATCGGGACCTCGACGAACAAGTGATAGCGTTCGCCATGGGTCAAAGAGCTCTGCCTGCAGTGAGGCGTTATGGGATAAGACGCTATAGAGGACCGCTTTTGGCTATGCTGGTTGATTTGGGGTATCAGTTGGGTCGACCTGTGGCACAGTTGCAGGAAGAGTTGACCCAAGTCAAGGATGCAGAAAGAGGACAGGTGTCATTCCGCTCCTTGAAAGAGGTAGTGGTGCAGGAATTCATCTAA
- the unc45a gene encoding protein unc-45 homolog A, which yields MSLNGKDKDPASLKEEGNALFKAGDMQGALCCYSKALKLSDSQTENAVLHRNRSACYLKLEDYTKAEVDASKALNADPSDVKALFRRAQALQKLGRLDQAFMDAQRCAQLEPKNKAFQELLRQMGAQIQQKSIQMNSTDSRVQQMFSLLLDASAKASDKQKAAQNLVVLSREEAGAEQIFRNDGVKLIQRLLASKQEELVLSSLRTMVGLCTGHQSRTMAIVNELGMEQLCDVMGSGASTVSLAACHLLQVMFEALTEGMMREIRGKNEAMLPEPSRELRSMLRHLVDMMPASSVSGPGRDSALNLLVKQVPRKSQRNPDNTLTLWVIDQGLKKILEVAGTVPDISDGPPLTDNTHMSCSVLLSKLYEDLKSDAERENFNKLCEEYVEQHFSRPGLESKLRAIQTVSVLLQGPSDVGNRTLEMSGMMDAVIALCASEDVCHQQVAVEALIHAAGKAKRASFITANGVALLKDLYKKSENDRIRVRALVGLCKLGSAGGTDFSMKQFAEGSTLKLAKQCRKWLCNESLPPTSRRWAIEGLAYLTFDADVKEDLVEDKNALQAMFQLAKSEDKTVLFAVGSTLVNCTNSYDVEKPDAQMVELAKYAKQHVPEEHPKDSPSFVEKRLSKLLEAGVVSALVCMVKHESPALTESCRECIARVFLAVVERQEDRGTVVAQGGGKALLPLVSESTDVGRTKAAQALAKITITSNPEIAFPGERIYEVVRPLVSLLCLECTLLQNFEALMALTNLAGISERLRQKIIKEKAVAKVEGYMFEEHDLVRAAATECMCNLVLSTEVQKLYLAEGNDRLKMLVLYSGEDDERLRRAASGTLAMLTSEQPELCARIPGTTTHWLEIIQALLLSDNKDLRHRGAVVVMNLMQAQRSLAESLMESEVLEILSVLAKGGAAEHESISRAAQQCLDKAIEYGIIKSGEGGEGTEP from the exons ATGAGTTTAAACGGAAAAGATAAG GACCCCGCTTCCCTAAAGGAAGAGGGGAACGCCCTTTTTAAGGCAGGGGACATGCAGGGGGCTCTGTGCTGTTACTCCAAGGCACTCAAGCTGAGCGACAGCCAAACAGAGAATGCTGTGCTGCACCGCAACCGCTCAGCCTGTTACCTCAAATTAGAGGACTACACCAAAGCAGAAGTTGACGCATCTAAAG CTCTTAATGCTGACCCAAGTGATGTGAAAGCACTGTTCAGAAGAGCTCAGGCGCTCCAGAAACTGGGGCGCCTTGACCAGGCATTCATGGATGCTCAACGATGTGCTCAACTGGAGCCCAAGAACAAGGCCTTCCAGGAGCTGCTGAGGCAGATGGGAGCACAGATCCAGCAGAAG TCCATACAGATGAACTCCACAGACTCCCGTGTACAGCAgatgttctctctccttctcgatGCCTCAGCGAAAGCCTCAGACAAGCAGAAG GCTGCTCAGAACCTGGTGGTGTTGTCGCGAGAGGAGGCGGGAGCCGAGCAGATCTTCCGTAACGACGGGGTGAAGCTGATCCAGAGGCTGCTGGCCTCGAAGCAGGAGGAACTGGTCTTGTCTTCTCTGAGGACCATGGTTGGCTTATGCACAGGACACCAGTCTAGA ACCATGGCTATAGTGAATGAGTTGGGGATGGAGCAGTTGTGTGATGTCATGGGCTCAGGGGCATCCACTGTGTCCCTGGCTGCCTGCCACCTGCTGCAGGTCATGTTTGAGGCCCTGACGGAAGGCATGATGAGGGAGATTAGAGGGAAAAACGAGGCCATGCTTCCAG AGCCATCTCGAGAGCTGCGCTCTATGCTTCGCCACCTGGTGGACATGATGCCAGCTTCCAGCGTGTCTGGGCCAGGCCGGGACAGTGCCCTCAACCTGCTAGTCAAACAGGTGCCTCGCAAGTCCCAACGGAACCCTGACAACACCCTCACGCTGTGGGTCATAGACCAGG GGCTAAAGAAGATTCTGGAGGTGGCGGGGACTGTTCCTGACATCTCTGATGGACCCCCcctcacagacaacacacacatgagctGCTCTGTGCTGCTTAGCAAGCTGTATGAGGACCTCAAAAGTGACGCGGAGCGGGAgaactttaacaaactgtgCGAGGAATATGTCGA GCAGCATTTTAGCCGCCCCGGGCTGGAGAGCAAGCTGAGAGCCATTCAGACTGTGTCAGTGCTGCTGCAAGGACCCAGCGATGTGGGCAACAGGACCCTGGAGATGTCAGGCATGATGGACGCTGTCATCGCTCTGTGTGCCTCCGAGGACGTCTGTCACCAGCAGGTGGCCGTAGAGGCTCTGATCCACGCTGCGGGCAAGGCCAAGAGAGCCTCTTTCATCACAGCCAATGGGGTGGCCCTGCTCAAAGACCTTTACAAGAAAAGTGAGAATGACCGGATACGCGTGAGAGCTCTTGTG GGTTTGTGTAAGCTGGGGTCAGCAGGAGGTACAGATTTCAGCATGAAGCAGTTTGCGGAAGGCTCAACGCTGAAACTGGCCAAGCAGTGCAGGAA GTGGCTGTGTAATGAGTCTTTGCCCCCAACCTCTCGGCGGTGGGCGATTGAGGGCCTGGCGTACCTGACCTTCGATGCTGACGTGAAAGAAGACCTAGTGGAAGACAAGAATGCCCTCCAGGCCATGTTTCAGCTTGCCAAG TCTGAGGACAAGACTGTGCTGTTTGCAGTGGGCTCCACTCTGGTGAACTGCACCAACAGCTATGATGTGGAGAAACCAGATGCTCAAATGGTGGAGTTGGCCAAGTATGCCAAGCAGCACGTACCTGAAGAACACCCCAAG gACAGCCCCTCGTTCGTGGAGAAGCGTCTGTCCAAGCTGCTGGAGGCAGGCGTGGTGTCCGCTCTGGTGTGCATGGTCAAACATGAGAGCCCTGCCCTCACAGAGAGCTGCAGGGAGTGTATCGCCAG GGTGTTCCTGGCTGTGGTtgagaggcaggaggacaggGGTACCGTGGTGGCGCAGGGTGGAGGAAAG gcTCTGCTTCCCCTGGTGTCAGAGAGCACAGACGTGGGAAGGACCAAGGCTGCCCAGGCCCTGGCCAAGATCACCATCACATCCAACCCCGAGATCGCCTTCCCTGGGGAGAGG ATCTATGAGGTGGTGCGTCCGCTTGTCAGCCTGCTCTGTCTGGAATGCACTCTGCTGCAGAACTTCGAGGCTCTCATGGCCCTCACCAACCTGGCAGGCATCAGTGAGAGACTCAG ACAGAAGATCATCAAGGAGAAAGCTGTGGCTAAGGTGGAGGGATACATGTTTGAGGAGCACGACCTGGTGCGTGCCGCGGCTACAGAATGCATGTGCAACCTGGTTCTGAGTACTGAG GTGCAGAAGCTGTACCTCGCTGAAGGGAACGACCGTCTGAAGATGCTGGTGCTCTACAGTGGGGAGGATGAcgagaggctgaggagagcaGCTTCAGGGACCCTGGCCATGCTGACCTCTGAGCAACCTGAGCTGTGTGCTCGCATTCCTGGGACG ACCACTCACTGGTTGGAGATCATACAGGCCCTGTTGCTTAGCGACAATAAGGACCTGCGTCACAGGGGCGCGGTGGTCGTGATGAACCTGATGCAGGCGCAGCGGAGCCTCGCCGAGAGCCTGATGGAGAGCGAGGTGCTGGAGATCCTCTCTGTCCTGGCCAAGGGGGGCGCTGCCGAGCACGAGTCCATCTCCAGGGCAGCCCAGCAGTGCCTGGACAAGGCCATAGAGTATGGCATTATCAAgagcggagagggaggagagggtactgAACCCTGA
- the LOC134021284 gene encoding protein shisa-like-1a has protein sequence MLCEGYFDRWGAHHSGFYCPRLSEPPAQSYCCWLGQGLKQCCTLTLYQSSMNFSQTDTRGSLKYHLDSNRPILKMVIMLYGCLVLVLLLTDFLWFCRARGLTVISVLKNYFTCPHWISGILFPHHTHKKTERCHGDRRASVSLREHKIPRELPCL, from the exons ATGCTGTGTGAAGGATACTTTGACCGCTGGGGTGCTCATCATTCTGGGTTCTACTGCCCCCGCCTCTCAGAGCCCCCTGCCCAGTCTTACTGCTGCTGGCTGGGACAGGGGCTCAAGCAGTGCTGTACACTAACACTGTATCAGAGCAGCATGAACTTCAGCCAGACGGACACCAGAGGAAGTCTAAAATATCATCTCGACAG CAACAGGCCTATTTTGAAGATGGTGATCATGCTCTATGGGTGCTTGGTGCTGGTTCTGTTGCTTACGGACTTCCTGTGGTTCTGTCGAGCAAGAGGTCTCACTGTGATATCAGTTCTAAAGAACTATTTCACCTGCCCCCACTGGATCTCTGGTATCCTCTTTCCCCACCACACCCACAAGAAGACAGAGCGCTGCCATGGCGATAGAAGAGCGTCAGTAAGCCTACGTGAGCACAAAATCCCGAGGGAACTCCCTTGTCTCTAA